One window from the genome of Hyperolius riggenbachi isolate aHypRig1 chromosome 6, aHypRig1.pri, whole genome shotgun sequence encodes:
- the LOC137522371 gene encoding uncharacterized protein, with the protein MSSYEVSRYVIKCQKERDDALRREESARDKLKRLEVSSRNQIQELKAKVKELTTENKTLQKTAKKLRLEVGLEGNPKFKGKVTKDIIKELQDMEEQCSQLKEDNQLLSVQLREMVPVLAQVRKQKSTLQTQLDDTLKKTQDLSNENSHLTQLLQESCKEKEDLDRAYLSLKKSIEDPKKVTHRSVQTTTSIPVTLQPTFKRASRESAGSQTSQSTLEKRKSPMETGSSPQNSDSTQKPYFSTHNQS; encoded by the coding sequence ATGTCTTCCTATGAAGTAAGCCGTTACGTCATCAAGTGTCAGAAGGAAAGAGACGATGCCCTCCGCAGAGAAGagtcagccagggacaagctgaaGCGTCTTGAAGTCTCTTCTCGTAACCAGATCCAAGAACTGAAAGCCAAGGTGAAGGAGCTTACCACCGAGAACAAAACTCTGCAGAAGACTGCCAAAAAACTGCGGCTGGAGGTGGGTCTAGAGGGCAACCCCAAATTTAAAGGCAAGGTGACAAAGGACATCATCAAGGAGCTGCAGGACATGGAGGAGCAATGTTCTCAGCTGAAGGAGGACAACCAGCTTCTGTCTGTTCAGCTAAGGGAAATGGTGCCTGTTCTTGCTCAGGTTCGGAAACAGAAGTCCACGCTGCAGACTCAACTTGATGACACGTTAAAAAAGACGCAAGACCTGTCCAACGAAAACAGCCACCTAACCCAACTTCTGCAGGAGAGCTGCAAAGAGAAAGAGGACTTAGACAGAGCTTACCTCTCGCTGAAAAAATCCATAGAGGATCCCAAGAAGGTTACTCACCGTTCAGTGCAAACTACCACCTCTATCCCTGTCACACTACAACCAACCTTCAAGAGGGCCTCCCGGGAATCTGCTGGTTCACAGACATCACAGTCTACCCTGGAGAAGAGGAAATCTCCCATGGAAACAGGCTCCTCCCCTCAGAACTCTGACAGCACACAGAAACCCTACTTCAGCACGCACAACCAATcctga